One Verrucomicrobiia bacterium DNA window includes the following coding sequences:
- a CDS encoding ACT domain-containing protein translates to MKLKQLSLFLENKPGALSAPMRVLAAEGINITTLSIADTQNFGILRLILRDWEKARELLEKNGFVVKVTDVVAIEVPDKPGGLAEVLGVLEGTGINVEYMYAFTLKKENKGVLVFRFDDPDRAVQTLQAHHINVVDQLEIFRRANGEA, encoded by the coding sequence ATGAAACTTAAACAACTCTCTCTCTTCCTGGAGAATAAACCCGGCGCCCTCAGCGCCCCCATGCGCGTCCTGGCGGCCGAAGGCATCAACATCACCACCCTCTCCATCGCCGATACCCAAAACTTCGGCATCCTGCGCCTGATCCTGCGGGACTGGGAAAAAGCCCGCGAGCTGCTCGAAAAAAACGGCTTCGTCGTCAAGGTCACTGACGTCGTCGCCATTGAAGTGCCCGACAAACCCGGCGGCCTGGCCGAAGTGCTCGGCGTCCTGGAAGGCACCGGCATCAACGTGGAATACATGTACGCCTTCACCCTCAAAAAGGAGAACAAAGGCGTGCTGGTCTTCCGCTTTGACGACCCCGACCGCGCCGTCCAAACCCTCCAGGCCCATCACATCAACGTGGTGGATCAACTGGAAATCTTTCGCCGCGCCAACGGCGAAGCCTGA
- a CDS encoding phenylacetate--CoA ligase, which produces MSKSVNDLPFHPVSAPDFLPPAQLRALQWQRLKAIVQRAYDRQALFRQRMDERGLKPADLRGLEDISRLPFMVKTDLRDTYPFGLFASPMHEIVRLHASSGTTGKPIVVAYNAADIEVWTQAMVRSFAACGVHEGDIIQNAYGYGLFTGGLGAHYGAERLGATVIPISGGNTQRQLMVMKDFGVTVICCTPSYFLHILDQAAEMGIDLRELPLRAGIFGAEPWTENMRQRIQSESGIKAYDIYGLSEIVGPGVAMECQCQCGPHIFEDYFYPEIIDPQTGEVLGDEQEGELVLTTLAKQAMPMIRYRTRDITALTSEPCACGRTLRRIKRISRRSDDMFIIRGVNVYPSQIEAALLSVEGTLPHYQIILTREKGLDEMEVQVEVTADVFSDTIGALENLQQRLAHAIESTVGIRARVRLVTPRTLQRSEGKAKRVIDQRKM; this is translated from the coding sequence ATGAGCAAATCCGTCAATGACCTGCCGTTTCATCCGGTCAGCGCCCCGGACTTCTTGCCGCCGGCTCAACTGCGGGCCTTGCAATGGCAGCGGCTCAAGGCCATCGTTCAGCGCGCCTACGATCGCCAGGCCCTCTTTCGCCAGCGCATGGACGAACGCGGACTCAAACCCGCGGACCTGCGCGGCCTGGAAGACATCAGCCGGCTGCCCTTCATGGTCAAAACGGACCTCCGTGACACCTACCCCTTCGGCCTCTTTGCCAGCCCAATGCATGAAATCGTGCGCCTGCACGCCTCCAGCGGCACCACCGGCAAGCCCATTGTGGTGGCCTACAACGCCGCCGACATCGAGGTCTGGACCCAGGCCATGGTCCGCAGCTTTGCCGCCTGCGGCGTGCATGAAGGCGACATCATTCAAAACGCCTACGGCTATGGCCTGTTCACTGGCGGCCTGGGAGCGCACTACGGCGCGGAACGGCTGGGCGCCACCGTCATCCCCATTAGCGGCGGCAATACGCAGCGCCAGCTCATGGTCATGAAGGATTTTGGCGTTACCGTCATCTGTTGCACACCCAGTTATTTCCTCCACATCCTTGACCAGGCCGCTGAAATGGGCATTGACCTGCGCGAGTTGCCCCTGCGCGCCGGCATCTTCGGCGCCGAGCCCTGGACGGAAAACATGCGCCAACGCATCCAGAGCGAAAGCGGCATTAAAGCCTACGACATCTACGGATTGTCTGAAATTGTCGGCCCCGGCGTGGCCATGGAATGCCAGTGCCAGTGCGGGCCGCATATTTTCGAGGATTACTTTTATCCCGAAATCATTGACCCCCAAACCGGCGAGGTGTTGGGCGATGAGCAGGAGGGCGAACTGGTGCTCACCACCCTCGCCAAGCAGGCCATGCCCATGATCCGCTACCGCACCCGCGACATTACCGCCCTGACCAGCGAACCCTGCGCCTGCGGACGTACCCTCCGCCGCATCAAGCGCATCTCCCGCCGCAGTGATGACATGTTCATCATCCGCGGGGTTAATGTGTATCCCTCCCAGATTGAGGCCGCTCTGCTCAGCGTCGAGGGCACCCTGCCCCATTACCAGATCATCCTTACCCGCGAAAAAGGTTTGGACGAAATGGAAGTGCAGGTCGAAGTCACCGCCGACGTCTTCAGCGACACCATCGGCGCACTGGAAAACCTGCAACAACGGCTGGCCCATGCCATCGAAAGCACCGTGGGCATCCGCGCCCGCGTCCGCCTGGTCACCCCCCGCACGCTCCAGCGCAGCGAAGGCAAGGCCAAACGGGTCATTGATCAACGCAAAATGTAA